Proteins encoded in a region of the Bradyrhizobium sp. CB3481 genome:
- the rfaD gene encoding ADP-glyceromanno-heptose 6-epimerase has product MLLVTGGAGFIGSNVVAALNDAGRSDVAVCDILGSDGKWRNLSKRQLADFVPPAELIGWLQGRRLDAVIHLGAISSTTATDGDLVMEANFKTPLRLLDWCTATATPLIYASSAATYGDGERGFDDDGSVAALKQLRPMNLYGWSKNLFDLAVAERAARGERLPPQCVGLKFFNVFGPNEYHKGTMMSVLARRFDDIKAGRVVQLFKSHREGIADGDQRRDFIYVDDVVRVTMWLLATPSVSGLFNVGTGKARSFKDLILSAYTALGLPPNIEYVDMPEQIRGAYQYFTESKVERLRQAGYNGGFTALEDAVETYVKNFLNRSDRFR; this is encoded by the coding sequence ATGCTACTGGTGACCGGGGGCGCCGGTTTTATCGGGTCGAACGTCGTGGCTGCGTTGAATGACGCCGGCCGCAGTGACGTTGCGGTCTGCGATATCCTTGGGTCTGACGGCAAGTGGCGGAACTTGTCCAAGCGCCAACTCGCCGACTTCGTGCCGCCAGCCGAGTTGATCGGATGGCTGCAAGGCCGCCGGCTCGATGCCGTCATCCATCTCGGTGCGATCTCTTCGACCACCGCGACCGATGGCGATCTCGTCATGGAAGCCAATTTCAAGACGCCGCTGCGGCTGCTCGATTGGTGCACCGCGACCGCTACGCCGCTGATCTACGCGTCGTCGGCCGCGACCTATGGCGACGGCGAGCGGGGCTTTGACGACGACGGCTCAGTCGCGGCGCTGAAGCAACTCAGGCCGATGAACCTCTACGGCTGGAGCAAGAACTTGTTCGATTTGGCCGTCGCCGAGCGCGCTGCGCGCGGCGAGAGGCTGCCGCCGCAATGCGTGGGCCTGAAATTCTTCAATGTGTTCGGCCCCAACGAGTATCACAAGGGCACGATGATGAGCGTGCTGGCGCGCCGCTTCGACGACATCAAGGCCGGGCGCGTCGTGCAATTGTTCAAGTCGCATCGAGAAGGGATCGCCGACGGCGATCAACGTCGCGACTTTATCTATGTCGACGACGTCGTGCGCGTGACTATGTGGCTGCTCGCCACGCCATCGGTCAGTGGTCTCTTCAATGTCGGCACCGGCAAGGCACGCAGCTTCAAGGACCTGATCTTGTCGGCTTACACGGCGCTCGGCCTGCCGCCGAACATCGAATATGTCGACATGCCCGAGCAGATCCGCGGCGCTTACCAATATTTCACCGAGAGCAAGGTCGAGCGCCTCCGGCAGGCGGGCTATAATGGCGGCTTTACCGCGCTCGAAGACGCAGTCGAGACCTACGTGAAGAATTTCCTCAATCGCAGCGATCGCTTTCGCTGA
- the rfaE1 gene encoding D-glycero-beta-D-manno-heptose-7-phosphate kinase gives MFDFEALSQAIARQTVLCVGDLMLDEFVYGEVSRVSPEAPAPVIAVQRSESNVGGAGNVARNIASLGGRCIFAGLVGEDEAGAKLRRDLAQEKRIEAVLVSDPARPTTRKVRFVSEHFSTHMLRADWELAAPASPETEQRLIDAVLPHLPRADIVLLSDYAKGVLTARVIRNIIDAAKKLGKRVIVDPKSANFAIYRGATLLTPNRKEFAEATRSRADNDQNIAGAAQDAMVLADCEAMLVTQSEHGMTLVKRGGDAIHVPALPVKVRDVSGAGDTVAAALALTLAADADWETALRMANAAAAVAVGKKGTATVTPTELRRKILPHASLAAEEKIVPVGGDLDAHLSDWRKQGLRIGFTNGCFDILHPGHVKVLTAARGACDRLIVGLNSDASVKRLKGEGRPVQDESARAEVLAALEAVDLVAIFEEDTPIELITKVRPSVLVKGGDYTREQVVGHEIVEAAGGEVVLVDILPGHSTTSLVGRARGGKT, from the coding sequence ATGTTCGATTTCGAGGCCCTCAGCCAGGCGATTGCCCGTCAGACCGTGCTCTGCGTCGGCGATCTCATGCTCGACGAGTTCGTCTATGGTGAGGTATCGCGGGTTTCGCCGGAAGCGCCGGCACCTGTGATCGCCGTCCAGCGCAGCGAGAGCAATGTCGGCGGCGCCGGCAATGTCGCCCGCAACATCGCCTCGCTCGGTGGGCGCTGCATCTTTGCCGGCCTGGTCGGCGAGGACGAGGCGGGCGCCAAACTGAGGCGCGATTTGGCTCAGGAGAAGCGGATCGAGGCGGTGCTGGTTTCGGATCCCGCCCGGCCCACGACGCGCAAGGTACGCTTCGTCTCCGAGCATTTTTCCACCCACATGCTGCGCGCCGATTGGGAACTCGCGGCGCCGGCATCGCCCGAGACCGAGCAGCGGCTGATCGACGCCGTGCTGCCGCATCTGCCGCGCGCCGACATCGTGCTGCTGTCCGACTATGCCAAGGGCGTGCTGACCGCGCGTGTCATCCGCAACATCATCGATGCGGCGAAGAAGCTCGGCAAGCGCGTGATCGTCGATCCCAAGAGCGCCAATTTCGCGATCTATCGAGGCGCCACGCTGCTCACTCCGAACCGTAAGGAGTTTGCGGAGGCCACCCGCAGCCGCGCCGACAATGACCAGAACATTGCTGGCGCCGCGCAGGACGCGATGGTCCTCGCCGATTGCGAGGCCATGCTGGTGACGCAGAGCGAGCACGGCATGACGCTGGTTAAGCGCGGCGGCGACGCGATCCACGTGCCGGCGCTCCCGGTGAAGGTGCGCGACGTCTCGGGCGCCGGTGACACGGTCGCCGCAGCGCTGGCGCTGACGCTGGCGGCCGATGCCGATTGGGAGACCGCGCTGCGGATGGCGAACGCGGCAGCGGCTGTCGCCGTCGGCAAGAAGGGCACCGCGACCGTGACGCCGACGGAGCTGCGGCGGAAAATTCTGCCGCATGCCTCGCTCGCGGCCGAGGAGAAGATCGTGCCTGTCGGCGGTGATCTCGATGCGCATCTTTCCGATTGGCGCAAGCAGGGATTGCGCATCGGCTTCACCAACGGCTGCTTCGACATTCTGCATCCCGGCCACGTCAAGGTGTTGACCGCGGCGCGCGGTGCCTGCGACCGCCTGATCGTCGGGCTCAATAGCGATGCCTCGGTGAAGCGCTTGAAGGGCGAGGGGCGTCCGGTTCAGGACGAGAGCGCGCGCGCCGAAGTGCTGGCGGCGCTGGAGGCGGTGGATCTGGTCGCGATCTTCGAGGAAGACACGCCGATCGAACTGATCACGAAGGTGAGGCCGAGCGTGCTGGTCAAGGGCGGCGACTACACCCGCGAGCAGGTCGTCGGCCACGAGATCGTCGAGGCTGCCGGCGGCGAGGTCGTGCTGGTCGATATTCTGCCCGGCCACAGCACGACGTCGCTGGTGGGCCGCGCGCGGGGAGGCAAGACGTGA